The nucleotide window TGGAACCAATATCGATGGCTTCTCCATTGGCCCAGGGCTCGACgctcaaaggtggaagaaaatCTCTGTAAGGAAAAGCAGATGTCGTTTGCAGAAGGAATGAATAAGAAACGTAGAGCTGCTTTTCTTtgctcctttctctttttcctgttGATACCGTTGTGAGTTGAGATTGTCTATTCGTTGGCAGCCGCTGGTTCGCAGGGAAGCTCTGTCATAGTTGAAATTGCCAATACTTGGTTTTGTGAATCAACAGAACACTACACAGCCTTATATGTAACGCCATCTAATGTAGCAAAGCAAGCAGTGTTGAAAGGCGTGGATAGAGACAGGGAGAGGTTTTCTCATTGGTAAGAGCTTTGCTGCACCGTGCTGTTTCCTAGGCTGCCGCTACTAGCTACTATCCCTCATAGCGCTCTCTGTTTCTGCTCACTGCACACTCCTCCATTCCATCGTACGTGCCCGCTGTGGCTCAGATAATGGCCTCTCGCTCTGCACAcactgaagagagagagcagaggagatggagggagaggctgCGCGAGAGGGAGGGGAAtgtagggagggagggagagagagagaggggaaggtgGGGGCTGCGAAGAGAAGCCGACTGCATGTGTagctgagagaaagaaagaggataTTGAAAAAAGGAAGGGAGGAGCAGACAGAGATaatgagaaaggaaaaaggagagAACAGAAAGCATTGGACATAAGAAGAGGCAGGAGAATGAGAAACGTGTGTGCTGTGTTGGGGGgaggtgtgttgtgtgtatgcaACCgactgtgtgtgcgcgtgtgaatacatgcatgtgttttttggcactagctctgtctgtgtgctgcacGGACTGGAAGAAGTAAAAAGGAACAAGCCAACGAAGCCGTACAGCCTATAGGCTGCTGTGCCGGCAAGCAAGTCTtatgctcctctctgtgtcctcttctgCTTTCTGCTCTATGACCGGCAACTCCGTCTGGACGTCAAGGACCACGTAAGTATGCGCCACTGGTCCTCAGGCTCTCAGCCGGCTTCATATTGTCAGAGCCTCTGCTTCATGTTACTGCTCAGCACGGCAGCGGAggaaggggtggggggagaggaggaggacaagagggaggaagggggctGTTGTGTATCTAGGATTTAGGTTCAGCTGTCTATTAACAAGCTGACTTTAGCCCCCTCACTACCACCAGTAGTATCTTTAcccacttcacctcctccctccaaaCATTTTTGCTGTGTCAGTGTTGAACAGGATTCACTCTCACACAGAGCTGTAAAGGCGGCTCTTGTTTAAAGGGCTCCCAGACACTAGTGCCTGGTCGACCAGGTTTTGAGAGGTCTGATCCTGTTTGGTGTGTTGACAGTTTTAGACACAGTTATTGGTGTGTACCAAGCTTATTCAaatgtgtgtatgggtgtgtgagTCACACAGTTAAAGGGAAGACAAGGATAGAGTAAATATTTGTCGAAGCACGTGACCTGTACAGTCCTGGTCACCTGGTGAGGTTTACATCGCTGCAGGAGTGAATGGTAGGGTTTTTGCTTATTAACATCCTAGACTCAGAAAATGTCAATCAAGGTTGTTTGTGGTGAAGTACTTGTTATCTGCACTGGCACAGTTGAGAAAATGTAGTTGTTGTAAATGTTCAGCAGGAAGTGCTCTGAACCCATGGGACTCTAGCCTGTGgtagttgttttgtgtgtgtaactctgagaaaaagaggaaaagagagtgTCAGCGTGTGTGACTGACGGTGCGTGATTGTGGGATGTTAGGCTGTGCAGTGTTGCAGTCGCTCTGTTTCAACACTGCAGTTCTCATAACTGCCGTACagcaaccccccacccccttcctcTTTCCCGTCTGATGCCACAGATAGTGTAGACATGGGGCCTCTCACGTATTGCATGCCGGCTGTCCCCCCCGCACACAACCTCTAACCACAACCACCGCCACCCCCAGGGACCCCCCCATCAGACAACCGGCGCAGAAGGTGGATTCAAAAGAGCTGAGCATAATGCCTGGCCAGTATTTAACCACTTCAAAAGCTAAtttcaataatattaaaatgacagGGAAGCCTCACTTCTACTGTCATACACTGACAGAGCTACAATCAGaagccatcttttttttttttttctagctgGAGATGATATAACACTTTGTGGTTCACATCAATCTGGATCGGGAACTTGATCACATTAGGTTGGGCTGTGGGACATGAGCTGGCTGAGTTGTgtatttggttaaaaaaatatttatatccCCTTCACATTATCATAGTGCAGTGTTTGTTATGTCTCCTGGCAGGGAAGGATTGTACTTACAACCAAATGTTTCCTTGTGAATCAGTAGCCGCTTGTTTAGGGTTAACTTTTGTGTTTATAGTAAACACATAAGGTGAATGGTTTGACATTATAAATGTTATTCATAGCACATCCGCttcatttaaacacaaaaatatgtttttatattgagTCCGCGATTGTTGTCATTTCACAAGAGCAATAAGACATAACATGAACTCTGTCAATGATTTCTCTGCCTGCCCTTGGattatgttgtttattgttCTTATCTACATTCATTTAACTGTGATCTATGAAGAGCTCCCCTGGGCCAAATATTGTCAGCACGTAATATCTGAAAACGTGAACTGGAGAAACACAGTTGGCTTTAACATACCACTCAgattacatattatatataatatatatataatgatacaTTATTATGCTAATACTCATTGTAATGGTGCCTCCAGCATAGCAGAATAAtgtctttaaaaatgtaatggtcatgtgattgtgtgttgcaACAGATGTGGGAACTGTGAATACATGACAGTACAGGATGAACAAGTAACTGTTATGTTCAGACACCAGGTCATCTTCAAACAAGATGTTCTGTCACTCGTTTGACAAAGGCAGTTCTCACTGATACATCTCATGACAACAAGCCCTGCTCTAGGCTGTTGTGTTAGATAAGGTGCTGTCTGTTGGGTTTCAGATTATTTAAGCATAACACACTGACCATTTGGGGGTTGCCATTTAAGTTTTTTTCGAGAAAGTTATCTTTTGGTTTTATACTCCAGTGAATGAGCAATGCACTGCAAGTTCTCAGACCCGTAGTTTAGCTGAAGTTTGCCGCCATAATAATTTTTAACACTCAACACAAAAATTCAACAAGCCCATTTTAAATTATTGGAAAACATATTCCAAAAGTAGTTATCTTTAATAATTAATACAGCGATAATTAAAAGAACAGGGCTTTCCGCAAAGACCACAACTtaattaatatttagttttggCAGATGAAAGTAATTTTGTATGAGCATAGGTATTGTAGTCCGATATagtatatttctcttttttaaagaaGATCTTGAACATGTTTTAATGGTTTCTGACATAGTGCTTTTGTTAACCAGGaactaattatatattttttggtaGATTATGATAATCAAGAGTTATTTTTAATTGGTGTTACATTGCATTTTTATACTAAGAatctaaataacacaaaaaaatcctCAATAACCCCCCTTATAAATCCATAAATTACTGTCTGTCCTTTAATTTAACATCTCCACTCATCTTGAAACTAGTGTATTTCTAGGGGATCTCAGGATATGCAGTTACAATTGTTTGTGTAATGTGTGCATTACTTCAAGATATGACAGCACAACAATGTATTTCAAGTAGTTTCTGCACTTATTTTTTCCTGTGATTCAACTTTGGCCTGTTTGTTTATTGCGTTCTGTTTCCCTCACCACTCCACCAACTgttccacacacagtctctcAACACCATCTGTCTGCTTTGCATAGTCCAACTGATAGTTGTGTGTCTTCATATACAGCAGTGAAAATGTGTCACATGACCTGTAACAAGCAGTGACAAAACAAGTTTGTTGTGAAATCAATTCACTGAAACCATAGTTAATTCACATTTCCTGGGCCCTACTGACCTGACCCAGGAGCACTGTATGTTATGTATGTGTCAGAGGGGAGAGctgtgaaaagtgaaaatatacatttacagtTATTGTTATCTACACGTGGTGACAGTGGGTGATTATGTCTAATGTATGTTTTTTGCATATCAGTCCCGGATTTATTGGATTCTTATTACCTGACTAACTTTGTTTCATATCTGTCTTTCAGACTGTTCGGGAAGTCACTTCAGTGGATGGCCCCAGAAGTGGAGGCCAAATGGAAATTGGGTCACATGACCGCCTCCAGGAAGGCGCGCTGAACCTGGAACTGGCCAATGGAGTGAATCGCTACTGTACTGATGATGAAGATTCTATGGAAACggagcagcagagggcagaAAGCATGCCTCCGAGAAAGTGCTGGGTGGCAGGCAAAGGCAAAGTTAGTGATACCCAACAAAAGCAGCCAGGTTGGAACAGCAGCAGTGGTTCAACCCCTGGTGAGCCTGTGCACCATGCAAACATGGAGGATGCCCACAATCTGGTGGCTTTTTCCGCTATTGCTGGCTCCTtgcctccctcttcttcctcatcctgccTTCTTGCGCAGCCCAACACAGCCCAGTTATATGAAAGGTTCACCCAGGAGATGGGTGCTGAGGGGGCTCATGCCAGAATCTCTGAAGGTGTTCCTGAGGGAAGGCGTCAAACTCCAGAAGACCTGAACACCCTACAGACAGCACTGAGCCAAGCCAAACACGGACACAAGCCCGCTAACTGCAACTGTGATGGGCCTGACTGTCCAGACTACCTTGAGTGGCTGGATAAGAAGATTAAGTTGGCAACCAGCGAGGACCAAGGTGCCCCCAAGACCACTGATGCTCCCCCACACTTAGACCCTCATCTACAACAACCCCGTTTGCAGCATCAACATCAGCCCTACACCCAGGTGAATGGTGGCCACCATCTTTCTACTTCATACTCTAAGCAGCTACAGGGATCTCAAGGCCCATACCCAGACCAAGTGCCCTGCTCCAAACCCCCTATTCCTTGCTCCCCCCAGGTGCTCTCCCTAGCCAAGGCAAAGAACATCAATCTTCAGACAGCTATTGCCATTGAAGCCCTGACCCAGTTATCTGGTACCAATCCACAAGCTGTTGGCATTCCTGGTCAAAGCCCTTACAACAGTAACCTTCATCACCACCAACATACCCAGAATCTCCCATCCCAGCCACCCAATGGTTCTAGCTTGATTCTGCACTCTCCTGGCACCCACTCATCATCCTCACGCTGCCAGTCCGTCCCCCCAGGAATACACACCAGCCAGCAGGCTCCAGTGTCCTTTGAGCACCACAGGCCCCAGTCACAGGGCCAGCCACCTCATgcttcccctctcccctcctctacCTCTCCCTTCCAAGGTCAGGGAAAACCTCCAGGCTTCAGCCACAGTCCCCAACAATGGCAGAAGGGCCAAGGTAGAGGCTCTGAACAGAGGAATTCATGGACGTGTATTAAGACTGAGCCCAAGTCTCACTTTGCTGCTGCACCTCACAGTAGCTCAGACCCTATGTCAGAGCTCAAACAGCTGCTTGGGGACACCAGTGGTACATTCAGCAATGCTCCTTTCAAGCTTCCAATCACTCAGCAGCTCAGCTTGAACCAGAATGGAGGTATCCCGGCCCAGGATAACCCAGCACTGTCCAGGTTAAAGCAAGAGCAAGACTCTGGTGAGCACTATCATCATGCTGCCTCCATGGGACATTATGGCATGGCTAATGGTCAGCAGCAGGGTCAGCACTACCCTGGCACTCACTTGTCACCGGGCCAAGCAGTCATCAGCCACTCCACTCAGGCAGCTTTACAACAGCACCTTCACTACAAGAGGAACCTCTTCTCTAACCACTCCCCTGGCTTTGGAGCACCAGGCCCATCTGCACCTTTGGCTTGCCAAAGCTTGAAAAAATGGTGGCCACAGATGGAGGCAGAAGGTTTGCCACATCTAGTCATCAAGCAGGAACCTAAAGAACCCAGGAAGAAAAAGAGTGTCCAGGGGTCTCCTGTATTAAAAGGTATAAGTGGGATGCCTGCAAGCTCTCCCTTGCCCAAACCCAAACAGATAATCATCAAGAAGACCAAGCAGAAAGCTTCCATGCCAACATTCCTGCCTCAGATTCAGatcagtgtaaaaaaaacatcagtccTCATGATGGACAGAGCCCCGGCCCTGACCAGCCTGCAAGCAGGTTGTTTCCCTCCTCTGCACCTCCATAATAACTCCACTCAGGCTTCTGCTGCAGGCCCCCCTGCCCCAGCCCAATCTCAGGTATCCATGTCCAACTCCTCAATGACTCCCTCTTTCACCGTTTCTGCTTTGTCAGAAAACACTCCAGCCCATATGGGCCCTCTGCCCCCACCTATGGCTCCTGCAGCCCATGCTAAGTCAGAAGGAATAGGCACCCTGGCCCCCAgtaacaccagcaccaccacacctctgacctccatGTCTCCATCCAGCACCTCACAATTACCAAGTCTGATCAACATAGACCCTAAGTACGAAGATCTGATTCGCCAGTTTGAGGCTGAATTTGGGGACGCCCCAGATGCTTCTGCTGGTCAGCCAATGGAGGAAATTGCTATAGCACCACAGCTGGGGAATCAGTCCCAGACCAGTCCTCGGGACCTCAGTACCACATCCTCATCCATGTCCCAGTCAGCTCCCTCAGTTCTCACCACTCAAGCTAGCTCTAAACCTCATCCAACTGATCAGGAGATGGATGCTCACAAGGATGAGTCAGGGACCCAAATTGAATCAGCCATGACCCAGGCTTCCACAGATACCCCTGTGAAGGAGAAGCATGAGGGCCCCCTCCATGTCTCCCTGCATCATGAGGCAATGTTGGACAAGCAGCAGCAACCCAGTGTGATAGAGGATAATTTCAGCATTCCTTGTTCCCCGCTGCCTAAACGCATGAAGATTGAAACCTCGGGTGATATAACAGTACTGTCCACCACATGCTATTCTGAAGAGGACACTCCGACAAAGGACAGTCTgccttcctctccatctctcagaGGCTTCCTCGAGTCTCCTCTGCGTTACCTGGAGAGCCCCACCAAGAGCTTGCTGGATACTCCCTCCAAGGATCTACAGTCAGAGTTTCCCACCTGTACCTGTGTGGGTAAGTCAGTGTGTTAGTGTCTGTCAGTGCTTGAGTGTGAGAATTAGGTTGCTATCAGTCAACAAAATGCATAAGCCCCTTTTTGAGATCCACATTCATTATtgttcacacaaacatcacCCATTCATCTCTGAGTGGAGGGACGTTCAAGAATGTTGATCTGACCAGGGTCGGATAATAAAGGTTGCAAGTTTGCATGCAGGAATACATCTGTGGGAAAACATTCTAAACTTGCAAGTTGAATAATTTGCTATTGAGCGAAACATTAATAATACAATCACAGCCAATGCTTTACTACTTAATCCACACCGGTCAGCTATTAGTTTTTGTTAGTCACATCTCCCCCTCCAGCTTCTCTATAGAGGCTTGTTGAGTGTGtctaagaatgtgtgtgttggtgggttGTCCGGCTGCAACATACTGTGAGACAATAAAGGCAGCAGAAGAAAACAATAGCAGTCGTTCCAGACCTAAAGCACACAGAAGTGGATTTCAGCCCTGTAGTTTGGGCAGAAACCTGCTCAGgttatttatttacaacagtTAGGGTGTTCCCACATTACCATGTCTACTCATGGTAGCACAACACCACATTTGACTGCCTCCAACACACAAAGATACAATATACAACCACGATGTACACAAACCGACACAATATCCTGACAAAAATGTTGTATCactcctccacttccttccctgacccacacccTCACCTCAAGTTGTCTTTgagacagacatacacaacACATGTGTGTAATGTATGTCCATATTTCAGACAGTCGGCTGACAAGTGttgtaaacatttacatttagatggtttaaaacacaaagctgTTATGATAGAGATACTATAGGCAATGCAAAGTCCAATAAAGTCTAAAAGATTATCTCCTTAAAGTTAAGGTCAcacagtgctgctctgtgttACACACGCAGATTAGCACTAAAGTCACATGGCCTGGTTTCAAAAATACAGGCGTGTGTAGGACGGTGGTcagacacacttacacacttacacacacacacaacacaaacacaagagcacacacaATGTGCACTCAGACACACCCTCAGTCCCATTAACACTCACATACACTGAGTCAGTCATGACTACCTCAAAATTCTTCTGCTTTGCAAAGTGTCTCCACTCATGCACCACACCCTGCAGTCACATCCCACTGTCTGTGCATGGGGGATGTTTCAATTAGTCAGATATTCTCACGCTTctcaatgttaaaaaaaatacacctaTCACATGAGATATATCTTAGCACAGACCCTTCACTTCTTGTCTGAGTTAGATAGGTTTACAGGTAAATGTTTGCAGCTTGAGCGAGACATGAATTAACCCCTAATTGTTGACATTTAGTTAATcaatgaaatgcaaaaaaatatccACCACAGAAACGTTTTTTTGGTGTTGATGATAGTATTGACAAAATTATTTTTACCTAAGTATAGCACAATGTATTGAAAATAAGTGTATTTTCATTtaacccttttaaaaaaaactaaataaaagttATATTTAGATAAACTCAAGTGTCTGTCAAAATATTTACGATATGTAATAAACAATTATTAGGAGAATGAGTAAACTGTCAATACCAGATCTAACgtcctcactgtgtgtttttccagaaCAAATCCAGGAGAAAGATGAAGGACCCTACTACAATCACCTGGGATCTGGACCTACTGTTGCATCCATCCGAACTCTTATGGAGACCAGGtgacctctcctctcctctcctctcctctcctctcctctcctcacctctcctctcctctcctctcctctcctctcctctcctctcctctcctctcctctcctctcctctcttctccctcctacATGTTCTTgctctccatgtctcctcctcctctccctcgaccttccctcctcctcacttttggCCTCAGGGAATCTGTGACCCAGAATCCAGTAGGAGTAACACAATCATCAGCATATcagatggaggaagaagggtagagatccaatcacagagagagaaacagagaaagatgTTGGGAGAGGAAGTCAGAAGGAAGGGACAGAAGTGGAGAGAAAGTAAACTGTAGTAgaaaatatgatatgatatcatcatgatattatttattgtgtttttatgaactACGATTTTCCTCAGttgtattttataatattgCTTTTCTATTAATTGAGGATAATACTTctgatatattgttttatgtatataaattatattaatacaaCTTCAAagtagggctgtgaaatgattacaatttttaatcaaattaatcacaggtttctatggtttaatcatgattaatcacattaccgattttctcggtatatttttgtgaaaacaaaaattgtatgacaaaagacggatatattaacatgttttcttttaatattcataaataaacaaaacaatggtgctgcaactcagcagttctttagcagttgtctttgctattccatatagAACATtgatataatcttcatcctaaacagaattcgggcttcttagccattgtatggttgaattaaacttttttcttttctttttaaatcaaacagaaattatttgagcttcttagccattctttttataggatggttgacattttttatattttttgtcaaacaaccattaaccacaccatgacacaacctaatgcctctaaaggtcctcttagctagtcgttctgtagccagttggtgaggcaaactaacttgttcacattctatgacagtaaagctgaccgcttcttttgcccaatgtgttctgcgagtgagtctggtttggcgcattccaattgaacgcccctcgctgaccaacgcatgcttcgcattgcggtggtactttaggcgggtattactactgtgaaacgataacgtcttcccgcagagtgtacatatcaccttggttttattgaatgtccatctttgtttttttggaacacgatcttcccgtccagaaggttctcaggttcatcagaattatccatgttgtttgtttgtttgaatagcagctgccgtctgactgcattagagcggcgactagtgcagagtgggcagaattgtgggtatattggaaggtcaTTCTTtgcatgcgttaaatgcgttaaaaaaaaaagttctgcgTCAAAGAGAACAATCTCAAATAAAATTGATGGTTACTATACAAGAAGCGATGACGTTCAGTATTAGTCAACAGGACATCTAATCCATGTCTCATACATAGTATTAACAAGACAGCCTCACCAAACTAATCCAATAATCCAATGCCTAAAGTGCATCAATCAGACATTGTTGT belongs to Platichthys flesus chromosome 3, fPlaFle2.1, whole genome shotgun sequence and includes:
- the tet3 gene encoding methylcytosine dioxygenase TET3; translation: MEIGSHDRLQEGALNLELANGVNRYCTDDEDSMETEQQRAESMPPRKCWVAGKGKVSDTQQKQPGWNSSSGSTPGEPVHHANMEDAHNLVAFSAIAGSLPPSSSSSCLLAQPNTAQLYERFTQEMGAEGAHARISEGVPEGRRQTPEDLNTLQTALSQAKHGHKPANCNCDGPDCPDYLEWLDKKIKLATSEDQGAPKTTDAPPHLDPHLQQPRLQHQHQPYTQVNGGHHLSTSYSKQLQGSQGPYPDQVPCSKPPIPCSPQVLSLAKAKNINLQTAIAIEALTQLSGTNPQAVGIPGQSPYNSNLHHHQHTQNLPSQPPNGSSLILHSPGTHSSSSRCQSVPPGIHTSQQAPVSFEHHRPQSQGQPPHASPLPSSTSPFQGQGKPPGFSHSPQQWQKGQGRGSEQRNSWTCIKTEPKSHFAAAPHSSSDPMSELKQLLGDTSGTFSNAPFKLPITQQLSLNQNGGIPAQDNPALSRLKQEQDSGEHYHHAASMGHYGMANGQQQGQHYPGTHLSPGQAVISHSTQAALQQHLHYKRNLFSNHSPGFGAPGPSAPLACQSLKKWWPQMEAEGLPHLVIKQEPKEPRKKKSVQGSPVLKGISGMPASSPLPKPKQIIIKKTKQKASMPTFLPQIQISVKKTSVLMMDRAPALTSLQAGCFPPLHLHNNSTQASAAGPPAPAQSQVSMSNSSMTPSFTVSALSENTPAHMGPLPPPMAPAAHAKSEGIGTLAPSNTSTTTPLTSMSPSSTSQLPSLINIDPKYEDLIRQFEAEFGDAPDASAGQPMEEIAIAPQLGNQSQTSPRDLSTTSSSMSQSAPSVLTTQASSKPHPTDQEMDAHKDESGTQIESAMTQASTDTPVKEKHEGPLHVSLHHEAMLDKQQQPSVIEDNFSIPCSPLPKRMKIETSGDITVLSTTCYSEEDTPTKDSLPSSPSLRGFLESPLRYLESPTKSLLDTPSKDLQSEFPTCTCVEQIQEKDEGPYYNHLGSGPTVASIRTLMETRYGEKGEAVRIEKVVYTGREGKSSRGCPIAKWVIRRGSEKEKLLCLVRERAGHHCANAVIIILIMAWEGVPKMLADKLYRELSDSLTKYGNPTSRRCGLNDDRTCACQGKDSESCGASFSFGCSWSMYFNGCKYARSKLPRKFRLQGERPEEEEKLRDNFQDLATEVAPLYERLAPQAYSNQCQTESKAPECRLGLKEGRPFSGVTACMDFCAHAHKDQHNLHNGCTVVCTLTKEDNRSVTEIPDDEQLHVLPLYKISRTDEFGSEEAQNLKMKTKAIHVLQAFRREVRKLPEPAKSCRQRRLDAKKAATEKKKMKLMQQAGEMQLKTVVKTEVCNASQPQANKAIIKQEMNPNIKKEPFNGSIDGYPVQAADPFNNIYPHPAYYARGGLPPNGQPSAPDLVNGYHPPTNLPAVHYGYYNYPPNALFPPKLRTYEGRNGSLPKAGGKAVQVDQKPDIQNLQAKLAQSYPGHLEQTSQPHHSAYGQPADYNQSRPSSVSSEHSNRGTPVIKQEPMDVPVYEGTVPSQAGANTPSNIIQHAAWPGHKLNGSIAPSNWDSHLNQKQSSEASSLNQEKQQFHQHSQQRQSSPFPQQWASYPGSHAMMASPAPSPTHQVPLSPSPSPYPGTPLQGNIYQGSARPSTPHSSTPHPGTPQPGTSHSRSVTTQPGTPDPGNPRHWPSSAAYSPGLKHSNPAAYPDKIWSKSGENRCSTPLGLQEKAWKSCGGSVAGSTPSPAPEGRLFPDALQQSDQVNWDFRRAESDIESMRRREEDEVYSDSEHNFLDPNIGGVAVAPAHGSILIECARRELHATTPLRRPDRSHPTRISLVFYQHKNLNQPMHGLALWEAKMKILAERALQRQQEAALLGLSQEDIKALGKKRKWGATAAGASPGPGQSKDKREGPVTRLAPTFHTTSMVTVSPYAFTRLTGPYSHFV